From Xiphophorus couchianus chromosome 7, X_couchianus-1.0, whole genome shotgun sequence:
AAATTGTCTTTATTAGAACCAGCCAAGTCCAGTTCTTCTGTGGTGGTGAAGACCGTTCCCGCCACAAGTCCAGCGCCCGCTGTGGTCATGATGTCGTCCATGAAAGTGCCTCCCATTAAACCAGCTCCCAGTAAATCCACTACTGTGACCACAGTCCCAACTCCTGCATCTTCAGTGGCTAAATCTCCGTCTCCTGTAGCCATTAAGCCAGCTGTTGGCCATCCTGCAGGAACTGAACCCACCTCAGCTGACCAAGCGCCAGTCACACCCCCGAAAGCCAAGACCTCCATCAGCATCAGCGTCAGCAAACCTCAGGCGAAGCTGACGCCTCCGCCTGTTGTTCCACCCAAACCCCAGAGTCCTGTTCTTGCATTCCCCTCAACGATTAACAAGCCACCTTCTCCGGTACCAACGTCTGCTCCTCCAATAGGGAAGCCGATTTCCTCTGTGCCAATGTATGTTCCCGCAGCAACAGCTCGTTCTACGCCGCCTTCTCAAGTTACTTCCACCCCAGCGACGACAGCACCCTCCGTCACTCCGCTCGCACTTTCCCCTCCCGTTGTGATAGTGCAGAGCCTGACGCCGGTTCTGCAGGGAGGGGACAGTCGCGGTACTCCAAGTGGACGGATCACCCCGTCTGGACGCCTCACACCGTCTGGACGCAGGACGCCGCTGGGCAAGGCTGGGGAGGGATCTTTACGCCAGGGCGTTCCGCAGAAACCTTACACCTTCATGGACGAGAAAGCAAGGTGAGGTAGCTGACATTATCAAGCACTTTTGGCTCCTTCTTGTTTAAATAACGGTATTCTAGGAGTGGGAATCGTTTACCAACCCACAATTCGATCCAAAATTGAtttttgcactgtaaaaacaacaactttttccaaatatttttggtccagtttctagtggaaatatcttaatattaaacaaaataaaactaacttacaagtaacttttcagtaagatttagagacttgtttttagtcaataattccttaatattgatgaaaaatgttctgttattTGTTTAAAGTCCCCGTTAGTTGTACAGTAGTAGAGACTGTTCTTCctttacaaacattacaaaaaagatATAATAAAATACCAAAGACAGCTGATCAAAACGAAATTAAAAAtggagataaataaaacaaacaataacagacttaattcaattcaatatGAATTCATTCtctattataatttttttaaggttctttttaaaattgacaTTATCAGACATCAATGTAATAAGGCAACATATTCCAAAAAGattaattataaagtctcttaaaaaatgtctagttgagaccaaaacaccagactgaagacttttatcatccagtttttaatagaaagagagaaatgataaataatgCAAGCAGAAAcgattgagtttgttttaatttttcctgctgttgattgatttattgcttattgcatcAGGCACCAAACGAAACGATTAAAATCCAGTTTTGGATCAAAGTACCTCCCCAGTGTGAACACGTGCTGATGTTTCCTTCCCCCTCAGAGGCCGGTTCGGTGTGATCCGGGAGTGTCGTGAGAACGCCACAGGAAACCTCTTCATGGCGAAGATCGTTCCCTACGAGGCGGACACCAAGCAGGCGGTGCTGCAGGAGTACGACATCCTCAAATCCCTCCACCACGACAGGATCATGGCGCTGCACGAGGCCTACGTCACGCCGCGCTACCTGGTGCTCATCTCTGAGTACTGCAGCGGGAGGGAGTTGCTCTACAGCCTCATAGAAAGGTCCAGAACCGAATCCTGATCGAGCCTGACGTTTCCTAAAACACAGgggtcaaactcgaggcccacGGGCCGAATCCGGCCCATCACAACTATTTATGCGGCCCTCAAGACTCTAGAGCAGGGtgtcaaaactttttatcacgtgggccacaaaaaaaaagtacaaagactaaaatcaagacaaataaagcagtaaaatacttttgttttctgtagaaAAGGAAAGTTGTTCATTGTAGATCATAAACATAAATAGGATTTTTCAGGTTTGCTATATTTAAAGAAGGCAActtgttttcaaattcttttgggCGTTGTACAACAAATGGGTTCTCATTTATAAGAACAGAATTTAGCGCCACTTTCTTTTAAACtgcttgctatatttagccaaattcagtaaattaaataaaagttaattttggtGCATAAAGTCAGTAAAA
This genomic window contains:
- the LOC114147604 gene encoding striated muscle preferentially expressed protein kinase-like, with the protein product MMSSMKVPPIKPAPSKSTTVTTVPTPASSVAKSPSPVAIKPAVGHPAGTEPTSADQAPVTPPKAKTSISISVSKPQAKLTPPPVVPPKPQSPVLAFPSTINKPPSPVPTSAPPIGKPISSVPMYVPAATARSTPPSQVTSTPATTAPSVTPLALSPPVVIVQSLTPVLQGGDSRGTPSGRITPSGRLTPSGRRTPLGKAGEGSLRQGVPQKPYTFMDEKARGRFGVIRECRENATGNLFMAKIVPYEADTKQAVLQEYDILKSLHHDRIMALHEAYVTPRYLVLISEYCSGRELLYSLIERFRYSEDDVVTYIVQILQGLDYLHARRILHLDIKPENIIVTHMNLIKIIDFGSAQTYNPLFLKQFSPPIGTLQYMSPEMLKGDVVGPPADIWSVGVLTFIMLSGRSPFMENDPQETEAKILAAKFDLSKLYQNVSQSASLFLKKILCSYPWARPSIKDCFSNSWLQDAYLMRLRRQTLTFTTTRLKEFLADQQRRRQEVATKHKVLLRSYSSSPQTPTSPNAPTVPVSASTPVTQ